ACGAGCGTGTCGAAGTCGACTTCGCCGTCGGTAGAAGACATGCTGTGCACGATAAATGTGTGTTCGTCGACGCGACTTGCTGCAACTTCAAGAGGTACATCGCCTGCATTTGGACTTGCAAAACTGTACCATTCGGACATGTTGGCGAGGATTTCTTCCGAAGCGTACAGGATAAAGTTGACTTGGTCGTCGCCGTTAATCTGGAAAATGGTCTTGTCGAAAAAGGGAATGTTGGTTCCGCCGAAAATGCTCGGGATGGCAGCGTGCGAAACCGTTCCGTAGAACAGGTGTTCTTCTTGCAAGAGGCCTTTGAGGGCCGGCAGCAGGTAAGACAGAAGCCACCCTGCCAAAAAAATCAGCAGCAAGGAAAAATTCAGAAGAGCGGGTTTTCTAGAAGTAAAGAATCGCATGAGTTCCTTATTGCTTTGACTTAAAGATAAAGAAGAAGGTAGAAAGCATCAGTACGAGAGTCAAGAAGTAAAATGCCATGGGTATTTTTGACTTTAGCGACATCTCTTCGATATTTTGACTCTGGAAGAAATGAATCATGTCTTCGCTGTACATGACGGCCAGTTCGTTGTTGAATCGGCTCCAGGCAAGCGTCTGTTCTTCGTTTTCTTGGAGCAGGGCGAGAATGGCTTCTTTAGTGGAATCGGGAATGGCGCCGACAATACTTTCGCCGAGGCCGGCCATGCCGACCATGTAGCCGGCCCGTGCGGAATCCAGAATGCCTCGTACGGGAATCTGGATGTTTGCGGGGAGGCCTGCTGCCTGGTTGTTGACGACCTGCAACTTTTCAAGCCACTGGTGGCGGCTTGCCGCGTAGCGGCGCATGCTCGACACCTTCGCCAGCACCTCTCGCTCGAAACGTTCGACGGAAGACCGTGAAGGAGCCTTGATACCTAATCGTTGAATTTCGTCCATTTCTCGGGAGAAGGCTACGGCGATTTCTCGGAGGTTCATGGTCTGCGCCTGCACGAAGACGGTGTCGACTCCGTAACCGATGCGAACCCTTTCCATTCCGCGTAGGGCGTAAGATTCTTGAAGCTGGTAATCCGACAGAGTCTTGATGTAACGGGAGTACATGATAATCTGCGGTTTCTGGGAGAAATAGAACAGAATGGTGAGCCCGATAGCTACAGCCAACACAACCCACGCCCAAGGGGAGCGGATTCTGGCGTTACAGGTATCGGCAATGGATTTGTTCTTTAACTCTAGCATTTTTTTAGAAATTAACTTTTTTATACTTTGATAGCTATGAAAAAATTCCGATTGTTGATGTTTTTGGCGGTTTGTGCGCCCTTTTGGGGGTGTACCGTGGAGCGAGCCCAAGAGCAGGTGCTTGCGGAACATGCGAATGGCGCCAAAAAGACCTCCATATGGGTGTACCCCGATGGTGAAATTCTCAAGAGAAACGAATGGTACACCGACGGCATCAAGGAATTGGAAATCCCTTACAAAGACGGCGTGCCTCATGGCGATTTCAAGCGTTGGACGGGCTTTGGCGATGTAGCCTTGCTTGGCCATTACAAAAAAGGACTTAAAGATGGCAAGTGGACGTCGCTTTTTAGCGATAAAAAGATAGAGGCGTACCGCTACTATGAAAATGACCACCCCATAGGCGACTGGGAAGGTTGGCATTACAATCGGGAAAAATCTTTCGAAGAACACTACAATGACGACGGCTTGGCGGTAGGAGTTTGGAAAAAGTGGTTTGATAACGGGGCGCTGGAACAGGAAGGAAACTGCCATGCCAAATGGGACCCGAAGCGCGAAATCGTTTCTGCCGAAACCCAGGGTATTGCATACTTGAAACGCTTTTCGAAGGATTGTCGCTTGCTGGAGGAATTTACCTGCAAGAACGGAAAGCTGGAGGGACCTTTCGCCTTGTATTACGAAAGCTATGGCGAAACGGTGGATTCGGCAAACTGCGGATCCGGCCGCGTGCGCGTGAGTGGCGTACTGGGCAAGGGGGCTACAGGCAAGGATAGTGCACTGATTGGGGCGGTGACTTATTACAGGGCCGACGGAACCCCTATGAAACAGGAATATTGGAGGGCGGACGGAAAGCGAGACTCCGTGTGGCGGTGGTTCGATGAACAGGGAAATGTGGTTCGGGAATGTGACTTGAAGGACTCTGGCGTGGTCTATGGCGTTTGCGATGGTGACATGTCCAAGTTCTGCGCCGAGACTTCGTATGTGGGGGAAATCAAAGGTATACTGGACAGCTCTAATTTGGCGCAGAGTGCTGATTTTAAACAAAGTATCGGTAAGTTCCCGGCGACGGTTCGCTACTTTAAGCCGGGACGTTCCCTCTTGTACGAAGAATTTTGGAAGGACGGACAGATTGCCGAAAGTCGGAGCTTTTTCCCGGACAGTTTAGGAGGCGGGCTTGCCAGCGAAGGCTTCTGGAAAAATGGCAAGCGCGAAGGCATTCTACGTAATTGGTACAAGAGCGGCGTACTCCGCGACAGCCTTACTTTTGTTAATGGCGAACGTGTGGGGGAACAGTTCAGCTACGATAGTACCGGTAAGCTTACCATACATAAAACTGAGGCGGGTAAGAACCGCCCCGTGATTATGCATTTGCTGGGGCAATAATGAGACGCAAAGATAGAGAAGTTTTAGGCGACGAAAATATCGCAAAAATTATTGAACAGTGTACGACCTGCCATGTCGCGATGATAGACGATGCCGGTGCGGGAATGCCTTACGTGATCCCGCTTTCGTTCGGGTACAGCCTGGAGAGCGGCGTTTTGGAACTGTACTTCCACTGTGCGCACATAGGAAAGAAACTCGATTGCATTCGCAAAAATCCGAATGTCGCGTTCAGCATGTGCGTCGAGAACCGCATCGAAATTCACGAAGACGTTTATTGCAAGAGCGGGCGCTTTTACGCAAGCGTTGTCGGGCAGGGTAAAGCCGAAATCGTCGAGGACAGCGCCGAGAAATGCCGTGGGCTCTCGCTCCTGATGGAACGTCAAGCCGCAGGCGCCCCGCACAAGTTCGAATTCACGCCCGAGCAGGCCGCTACCGTGACCGTATTTAAGATTACGAGTACGAATTTCACTGGGAAAGCGAAATCAGAATAGAAGGGGATCTCTATATGGCAAGTAAACTTGAATTCGGGTTACAGACTCGCGAAGAACTCGACGAAGCCGGCTTAATTATGGCAAGGGCGTACGAAGATTATGACTACGTTACGCTCTATTTCCCTGATAGGGAAAAAAGCCGAAAGGGACTGCAGATTTTTATGCAATGCGTCCTAAAAGCGTGCTATGGAAAGGCTGACTTGTTGTCGGCGCATCGTGACGGTAAGTTGGTTGCCCGAGCAACACTGGAGGCTCCCGGTTTCAAGAAACCTTCCGCGTTTCAATACATTATACACGGCTTTTGGCGTGTGTACCTTAATACGAAATGGAGCGAAATCAACGGATTTATAGCTATGGACGAAAACGCCAGCAAACCCTGCCACGATTTTCAGAAATCGGGGCCGGATATCTGGTATCTCAGCATGCTCGAAGTGGACCCGTCTGCGCAGGGGCAGGGCGTCGGCACACAGTTTCTGGCCTATATGGAAGAATACGTGCGGGAACGTGGCGGCAAGCAGTTGGCCCTATTTACCAATTCACGGGAAAATCTCGACTTTTACAGCAAACGCGGCTACGAGGTTTTTCACGAATGTGAAATTGAGCACGACGGCAAAAAAATCGGCAGTTGGAGCATGAAAAAATTTCTAAATTAACGGCCACTATGAGTGAAGCTATTAACAATGTGAAGCAGGCGTTTGACGCAGAACTTGCGCAAACCGACCTTACGAACCAAGAAGCCGTCAACAACCTCCGCGTGAAGTACCTGGGCAAGAAGGGGGCCGTCACCGACCTCATGAAGCAGATGGGAAGCTTGAGCGCCGAGGAACGCCCGGCTTACGGCAAGCTCGTGAACGAACTTAAGGTCGCCGTCTCCGAGGCAATCGACAAGGCTATCGAGACCGCGAACCAGGCTGCCCTCCAGAAGAAACTGGAAAGCGGCTTTGTAGATACCACGCTCCCGGGTGCAGGCATCCCGGCGGGCTCGACGCACCCGCTTTACGACGTGCGCGAAGAGATTATCGACTTCTTTAGCCAGATGGGTTTCGAGGTGGACTTCGGTCGCGACATCGAGACGGACTGGTACAACTTCGAGGCGCTCAATACGCCTCCTGACCACCCGAGCCGCGACATGCAGGACACGTTCTACGTGGACGACAAGGTGATGCTGCGTACGCATACCTCCGGCACGCAGATCCACTACATGGAAACGCACAAGCCGCCGTTCCGCATGATTGCTCCGGGCCACGTGTTCCGTGTGGATAACGATGCGACCCACGCCCCGATGTTCCAGCAGTGCGAAGGCCTCGTGGTGGACGAAAACATCAGCTTTGCAGACCTCAAGGGCGTACTCCAGGTGTTCATGAACAAGCTGTTCGGCGAAGGCGTCAAGACCCGTTTCCGCCCGAGCTTCTTCCCGTTCACGGAGCCCAGCGCCGAAATGGACGTGAGCTGCGTGTTCTGCGGTGGCAAGGGTTGCCGTCGCTGCAAGGGAACCGGCTGGATGGAAATCGGCGGTTGCGGTTCTGTGGACCCGAACGTGTTCAAGAACTGCGGCATCGATTCCGAGAAGTACACGGGCTTTGCATTCGGCTTCGGTCTCGACCGTATCGCGATGTTGCGTCACGCGATTCCGGAAATCGGCCTCCTGACCAGCAACGACCAGAGATTCCTCTCCCAGTTCTAGTCTAGACGAAAGGACGCCGCTTCGCGGCTACAGACGAGAGACGATCAAAACCTTAGATTACGAACGAGCGGTCCTATAAGGTCCGCTTTTCTGTATATAGACTATTCTAAGTTGGAATAATGTTGCGGATTTTTTTCTCTTGACATTGTAAATAAAAACTATACATTTGAAACAAAGTGTTTCCCCAAAAGAAGGAGAAAATCATGAGATTTGCACAAAACCATAAAATCACGATAATCGCACTTGCTTTGGGTGCGGTCGGTTTCATTGCCTGTTCGGATTCGGACAGTTCTAGTGACGCAAACGGTGAAGACAACGTGCTCTCTATCAAATTGGGTGAGACGCCTGTCAACGGTGGCGTGCTGTTGCTTGGCAAGGGGGAGAGCTTCTATGAACTAAATCTGGAATCCAACGGTGAGTGGCGTATCGAAAATAATTCCACTTTTATCGATTCGGTCTTGCCGGAATCGGGTTTGGGTAATGCGGATGTGAAAATCCATGTGAAAAAGAATGATTCAGAGGGGCAGCGTAAGGGGGAATTACGTGTCGTTTTTCCCAAGGACACTAGTCTGAATACAGTCATTGATTTGAGGCAGATGTATAGCGGAGATTATGAAGATAATGACGCTTCTTTTGATTCTCTTGAAATGGGTGCGATTTTCGCTTGTAGTTTTATTGGACTGTTTAGCAAGGAGGCTGCGTTACAGTGCCTGACGGATGCGTTTGAGAAGAGTGAAAATTATAGGGTTGATCCCCGTGATGGTAAAATGTATAAATTGGAAAAAATCGGCTCGCAACTTTGGATGGCAGAGAATCTTCTGTATGAAACACCGAATAGCTATTGCTATGACGACAATGCGGATAATTGTAAAAAATATGGTCGACTTTACGAATGGGATGCGGCTATGGAGGCGTGCCCCAAAGGGTGGCACTTGCCGAGTAAGTACGAATGGAATGAATTATTTTATGGAATTGTAAATAATAAGGGCAAGGCTCTCAAATCTACTTCAGACTGGCTGCGCGATGGAAACGGAAGTGATGACTACGGCCTTAACGTTTTGCCTGCAGGTTACAAGGATAGCGAGTATCGTTCCTTAGGTGATATAGCACGGTTCTGGACTTCGACAGATGATCACGGCTATACTGCGTTCTTGGTACGTATAGAAGCGCTTAAAGACGATGCCTATCTGAACGAAGAGGTAAAGTACAACGCAAACAGTGTTCGTTGTCTAAAGGATTAGTTTTTCTGAACAACAAAAATATTCCCTCGTTTGAGGGAATTTTTTATAATTATCAGCAAGATGTTCCAATTTGGAATAATACAGGGTGCAGTGAAATTGCGGTATTTTTTTCGCATGTTCTATTGACTTTGTTTTGAAAAGAAATATTTTATAGAGAAAAAAGTGGAATTACAAGAAGGAGATTCTGCCATGTCTATCAATACCCTCAAATTTTCTGTGGCGGTAGGTTTTGCCTGCGCCGCAACCTTGGGCCTCACGGCCTGCTCCAATTCAGATGATCCCAATGGCTCCTCCGCTAAGGAAACGGCGATTTCGGTCGAAGTCTTGGGAAAGACTGTCGGCGATACGCTGGTGTTCGACATGATGGACAGCACCTACGATTTCAAGATCAAAGCTGACGGAAAATGGCGCATCGAGGATGAAACGGAATTTATTCAGTCGATTAGCGAAAAATCCGGTAACGGCGATGCGACCGTCAAAATTCGTATGGTTACGAACTTCCTGGACGAACGTTTTGTGGGCGACTTGCGCATTGTGTTCCCTGAAGACACTTCCCTGAACAAGACGATTACCGTTGTGCAGAAGTATAGTGGCGATTACGATGACAATGCGAATGATGTTTCACAATCAAACAAGGCCTATGCCATGGGCTATGGTTACGATATGATATCATCGACAGAAGGTTACCTTGATCCCAGTGCGATTAAGTCGGAAGTTTTTGATACCAAAACCTTGTTTGAAGATGGGACTTTTGCTTATGGTCCCAATACGCAGACTTTGGATGAAACGACAGTTACCGGGTCGACAATTTCGGACATCAGTTTTAAGCTGGGTGTCAAGACCAAAATAGAAGGTGGCACGGCGCTTTTCTCGGGAGAGATGAAATCTTCTTTTGATATGTCCAAGACCTCCTATAGTAATTATGAATTTGCGTTGAATTATATCGATGTTACAACGCAGACGATTACCTCGGAAGTACCTTTGGAAATTTTGGCTGATAGTTTAAGTATGATCGTGTCCGCCTATTACGCTATCAATGGCTTGGGGCGCACTGGCCAGAAATTCCCTTCGACGAATGCGGGCTTTAGAAGGTTGATTAAGGGATACGGAACGCATGTTGTAATGGGAGCGAAAGTGGGTGGTCGTATTCGTCAGTCCATGACGGTGGATGTGTCCAAGGTAACTTCCTCGTATGATTTGGAGGTTTTTGCCAAGGCTGCTTATAAAGGGCTTGCTGTTAAGGCCGAAGGCTCGATGGAATCTAAAATGAAACAGAGTTTTGAAGAAAATAACTCGAATATGTCATTTAAGGTGCATGTTTACGGTGGCGACGCCGGAGTAGGCGCAAGATTGATGAACACTACGAATCGGGCCTTGGATCCGACGGATGTGGATACCTGGAAAGCTTCCGTAGCTAAGGGGAAGGGCGCCCTTATTGGTTTCCCGAGCGATGGCTTGGTTCCGCTTTATGAATTGATTGACGAAACAATCAGTGATTCGACTGCGAAACGTAAAAAATTGCTCAAGGAATATATGGAAAGCAAGGCGTTTGCTTCGGACTTTAACGCCTACTACGAATGCGGTACGGTGACCGAAATTGATGTGCCCAAGATTGAAGACTTGGATACGAATACTTTGATCAAGGATATCTATTCTGGCGGTCAGTTGGTGGCAAAGGCGACCTTGGAGTTTGTGCCGCTCCTGAACATCAAGGAAAAGGTGATGGTCATTTACCCTGTAATCAACAAC
This genomic stretch from Fibrobacter sp. UWT2 harbors:
- a CDS encoding toxin-antitoxin system YwqK family antitoxin codes for the protein MKKFRLLMFLAVCAPFWGCTVERAQEQVLAEHANGAKKTSIWVYPDGEILKRNEWYTDGIKELEIPYKDGVPHGDFKRWTGFGDVALLGHYKKGLKDGKWTSLFSDKKIEAYRYYENDHPIGDWEGWHYNREKSFEEHYNDDGLAVGVWKKWFDNGALEQEGNCHAKWDPKREIVSAETQGIAYLKRFSKDCRLLEEFTCKNGKLEGPFALYYESYGETVDSANCGSGRVRVSGVLGKGATGKDSALIGAVTYYRADGTPMKQEYWRADGKRDSVWRWFDEQGNVVRECDLKDSGVVYGVCDGDMSKFCAETSYVGEIKGILDSSNLAQSADFKQSIGKFPATVRYFKPGRSLLYEEFWKDGQIAESRSFFPDSLGGGLASEGFWKNGKREGILRNWYKSGVLRDSLTFVNGERVGEQFSYDSTGKLTIHKTEAGKNRPVIMHLLGQ
- a CDS encoding pyridoxamine 5'-phosphate oxidase family protein; the encoded protein is MRRKDREVLGDENIAKIIEQCTTCHVAMIDDAGAGMPYVIPLSFGYSLESGVLELYFHCAHIGKKLDCIRKNPNVAFSMCVENRIEIHEDVYCKSGRFYASVVGQGKAEIVEDSAEKCRGLSLLMERQAAGAPHKFEFTPEQAATVTVFKITSTNFTGKAKSE
- a CDS encoding GNAT family N-acetyltransferase; amino-acid sequence: MASKLEFGLQTREELDEAGLIMARAYEDYDYVTLYFPDREKSRKGLQIFMQCVLKACYGKADLLSAHRDGKLVARATLEAPGFKKPSAFQYIIHGFWRVYLNTKWSEINGFIAMDENASKPCHDFQKSGPDIWYLSMLEVDPSAQGQGVGTQFLAYMEEYVRERGGKQLALFTNSRENLDFYSKRGYEVFHECEIEHDGKKIGSWSMKKFLN
- the pheS gene encoding phenylalanine--tRNA ligase subunit alpha; its protein translation is MSEAINNVKQAFDAELAQTDLTNQEAVNNLRVKYLGKKGAVTDLMKQMGSLSAEERPAYGKLVNELKVAVSEAIDKAIETANQAALQKKLESGFVDTTLPGAGIPAGSTHPLYDVREEIIDFFSQMGFEVDFGRDIETDWYNFEALNTPPDHPSRDMQDTFYVDDKVMLRTHTSGTQIHYMETHKPPFRMIAPGHVFRVDNDATHAPMFQQCEGLVVDENISFADLKGVLQVFMNKLFGEGVKTRFRPSFFPFTEPSAEMDVSCVFCGGKGCRRCKGTGWMEIGGCGSVDPNVFKNCGIDSEKYTGFAFGFGLDRIAMLRHAIPEIGLLTSNDQRFLSQF
- a CDS encoding FISUMP domain-containing protein; the protein is MRFAQNHKITIIALALGAVGFIACSDSDSSSDANGEDNVLSIKLGETPVNGGVLLLGKGESFYELNLESNGEWRIENNSTFIDSVLPESGLGNADVKIHVKKNDSEGQRKGELRVVFPKDTSLNTVIDLRQMYSGDYEDNDASFDSLEMGAIFACSFIGLFSKEAALQCLTDAFEKSENYRVDPRDGKMYKLEKIGSQLWMAENLLYETPNSYCYDDNADNCKKYGRLYEWDAAMEACPKGWHLPSKYEWNELFYGIVNNKGKALKSTSDWLRDGNGSDDYGLNVLPAGYKDSEYRSLGDIARFWTSTDDHGYTAFLVRIEALKDDAYLNEEVKYNANSVRCLKD
- a CDS encoding MAC/perforin domain-containing protein; protein product: MSINTLKFSVAVGFACAATLGLTACSNSDDPNGSSAKETAISVEVLGKTVGDTLVFDMMDSTYDFKIKADGKWRIEDETEFIQSISEKSGNGDATVKIRMVTNFLDERFVGDLRIVFPEDTSLNKTITVVQKYSGDYDDNANDVSQSNKAYAMGYGYDMISSTEGYLDPSAIKSEVFDTKTLFEDGTFAYGPNTQTLDETTVTGSTISDISFKLGVKTKIEGGTALFSGEMKSSFDMSKTSYSNYEFALNYIDVTTQTITSEVPLEILADSLSMIVSAYYAINGLGRTGQKFPSTNAGFRRLIKGYGTHVVMGAKVGGRIRQSMTVDVSKVTSSYDLEVFAKAAYKGLAVKAEGSMESKMKQSFEENNSNMSFKVHVYGGDAGVGARLMNTTNRALDPTDVDTWKASVAKGKGALIGFPSDGLVPLYELIDETISDSTAKRKKLLKEYMESKAFASDFNAYYECGTVTEIDVPKIEDLDTNTLIKDIYSGGQLVAKATLEFVPLLNIKEKVMVIYPVINNKVRYNLGFYIGDKDHKPARVSWDGTDAAIVEYADMDFGAAKKIYIRGTSVLSTAPEGTETHVGTVEDAYLASKIINKNISADFDYNYPLVKIFDHVWIRQDYASSTTRKGFFRQPGSGQVVGANPMWRKYDATEVEEYVPLGWKIPSDTVFKSIENEFKKNGLSNIGKAMLRKKDCDSEKECGLLGFSAVKWNDSRSRNYYGYVKPDGKIGSVDIMYDASVLDYNNDWDEVQLRIIQE